From one Paractinoplanes brasiliensis genomic stretch:
- a CDS encoding ABC transporter substrate-binding protein yields the protein MRILTRTIAVAVAATTIAASAACSPPEKESESSGSGAASATSAADLGGLDKLVEAAKAEGELNVIALPPNWANYGEIIKTFGDKYGIKVNSAQPDGSSQDEINAANQLKGQGGAPDVFDLGATVATANVAMFAPYKTEKFAEVPDNLKDPNGAWVNDYGGYMSIGYDSAKVPAPASLDDLLKPEYKGKVALNGDPTQAGAAFGGVQMAAIAKGGSAEDIKPGVDFFGQLKKAGNLLPVDPSSTTIQSGQTPVVFDWDYLNASEATKLATWKTFVPQGAVLGSYYVQAINKDAPHPAAARLWQEFLYSDEGQNLWLKGGARPVRAEAMEKAGTIDKAALEALPKVSGDPVIPTEEQNTKAKEYLSANWTKTVG from the coding sequence GTGCGCATTCTTACCCGTACGATCGCCGTCGCTGTGGCGGCCACCACCATAGCCGCGTCGGCGGCCTGCTCGCCGCCCGAGAAGGAGTCGGAGTCGTCCGGTTCCGGCGCGGCGAGCGCGACCAGCGCGGCCGACCTGGGCGGGCTGGACAAGCTGGTCGAGGCGGCCAAGGCCGAGGGCGAGCTCAACGTCATCGCGTTGCCGCCGAACTGGGCCAACTACGGCGAGATCATCAAGACGTTCGGCGACAAGTACGGCATCAAGGTGAACTCGGCCCAGCCCGACGGGTCCAGCCAGGACGAGATCAACGCGGCCAACCAGCTCAAGGGGCAGGGCGGCGCCCCCGACGTGTTCGACCTCGGCGCCACCGTGGCGACCGCCAACGTCGCCATGTTCGCGCCGTACAAGACCGAGAAGTTCGCCGAGGTGCCCGACAACCTGAAGGACCCCAACGGCGCGTGGGTCAACGACTACGGCGGCTACATGTCGATCGGGTACGACAGCGCCAAGGTCCCGGCTCCGGCCAGCCTCGACGACCTGCTCAAACCGGAATACAAGGGCAAGGTGGCGCTCAACGGCGACCCGACCCAGGCCGGCGCGGCGTTCGGCGGCGTACAGATGGCCGCGATCGCCAAGGGCGGCAGCGCCGAGGACATCAAGCCCGGCGTCGACTTCTTCGGGCAGCTCAAGAAGGCCGGGAACCTGCTCCCGGTCGACCCGAGCTCGACCACCATCCAGAGCGGTCAGACCCCAGTGGTCTTCGACTGGGACTACCTGAACGCATCCGAGGCCACCAAGCTCGCGACCTGGAAGACGTTCGTTCCCCAGGGCGCCGTGCTCGGCTCGTACTACGTACAGGCGATCAACAAGGACGCCCCGCACCCGGCCGCCGCGCGTCTGTGGCAGGAGTTCCTCTATTCCGACGAGGGCCAGAACCTGTGGCTCAAGGGTGGCGCCCGGCCGGTGCGGGCCGAGGCCATGGAGAAGGCCGGCACGATCGACAAGGCCGCGTTGGAGGCCCTGCCCAAGGTCTCCGGTGATCCGGTCATCCCCACCGAGGAGCAGAACACCAAGGCCAAGGAGTACCTGTCGGCGAACTGGACGAAGACCGTTGGCTGA
- a CDS encoding ABC transporter permease has translation MAGVIARRARRQRVFRWAVLLALGVFFVLPFVAMIEFSTRDPETWPLLVDWPALRERYPALAEGIVNSLLQAAFTAVLMLLLLVPTAVWVRLRLPRLRRLIEFICLLPLTIPAIVLVVGLAPVYAWVTYFLGGSSLTLVFAYTVLVLPFAYRAVDVGLSAIDVRTLAEAARSLGAGWGTVMWRVVLPNIRSAVLSAAFLTVALVLGEFTIASLLNRTNLQVAINLLGKSSATMSVAVSLIALLLAFVLLLLLSLLGGRLRKAKEPTP, from the coding sequence GTGGCTGGGGTGATCGCACGCCGCGCCCGCCGGCAGCGCGTGTTCCGCTGGGCCGTGCTGCTCGCGCTCGGGGTCTTCTTCGTGCTCCCGTTCGTCGCGATGATCGAGTTCTCCACCCGCGACCCGGAGACCTGGCCGTTGCTGGTGGACTGGCCCGCCCTCCGCGAACGCTATCCGGCGCTGGCCGAGGGCATCGTCAACTCGCTGCTGCAGGCCGCGTTCACCGCCGTGCTGATGCTGCTGCTGCTCGTGCCGACCGCCGTCTGGGTGCGGTTGCGGCTGCCCCGGCTGCGGCGGCTGATCGAGTTCATCTGCCTGCTGCCGCTGACGATCCCGGCCATCGTGCTGGTCGTCGGGCTCGCGCCGGTCTACGCCTGGGTCACCTACTTCCTCGGCGGCTCGTCGCTGACGCTCGTGTTCGCGTACACGGTCCTGGTCCTTCCCTTCGCCTATCGCGCCGTCGACGTGGGCCTGTCGGCGATCGACGTGCGGACGCTCGCCGAGGCGGCCCGGTCGCTGGGCGCCGGCTGGGGCACGGTGATGTGGCGGGTCGTGCTGCCCAACATCCGCTCGGCGGTGCTGTCCGCGGCGTTCCTGACCGTGGCGCTGGTGCTCGGCGAGTTCACCATCGCGTCGCTGCTGAACCGCACCAACCTCCAGGTCGCGATCAACTTGCTGGGCAAGAGCAGCGCGACCATGTCGGTTGCCGTCTCGCTGATCGCGCTGCTGCTCGCCTTCGTCCTGCTGCTGCTTCTGTCCCTGCTGGGCGGACGCCTCCGAAAAGCCAAGGAGCCCACCCCATGA
- a CDS encoding ABC transporter ATP-binding protein, whose protein sequence is MTGVAVQLRELRRTFGAVHALDNLDLAIEPGEFVALLGPSGCGKTTALRVLAGLEDADSGHVLVGGKDVTGLPANRRDMGMVFQAYSLFPHLTALANVSFGLSLRGRSRSAERAGEMLELVGISQFADRYPHQLSGGQQQRVALARALAIEPSVLLLDEPLSALDAKVRVQLRDEIRRIQTEVGTTTLFVTHDQEEALAVADRVGVMRAGKLEQLAAPADIYLTPASPFVAEFVGLSNRLPGVVTGNEVEVLGTRLPLLAPASGSTSASTSASGSAGPVTVLVRPESVRVTPDAEGDAAVLTTSFLGPISKVTVTVGEHLVVAQVATDRLPSLAPGTPVRVSLSPNPVALA, encoded by the coding sequence ATGACCGGCGTCGCCGTACAACTGCGAGAGCTGCGCCGCACGTTCGGCGCCGTGCACGCCCTCGACAACCTCGACCTGGCCATCGAACCGGGCGAGTTCGTGGCCCTGCTCGGCCCGTCCGGCTGCGGCAAGACCACGGCGTTGCGGGTGCTGGCCGGCCTGGAGGACGCCGACAGCGGGCACGTGCTCGTCGGCGGCAAGGACGTGACGGGGCTGCCCGCGAACCGTCGCGACATGGGCATGGTCTTCCAGGCGTACAGTCTCTTCCCGCACCTGACCGCCCTCGCGAACGTGTCGTTCGGCTTGTCGCTGCGCGGGCGCTCCCGGTCCGCCGAACGGGCCGGCGAGATGCTGGAGCTCGTCGGGATCAGCCAGTTCGCCGACCGCTACCCCCACCAGCTCTCCGGCGGGCAGCAGCAGCGGGTCGCCCTGGCCCGCGCGCTGGCCATCGAACCCAGCGTGCTGCTGCTCGACGAGCCGCTGTCGGCGCTCGACGCCAAGGTACGCGTGCAGTTGCGCGACGAGATCCGCCGCATCCAGACCGAGGTCGGCACGACGACGCTGTTCGTCACGCACGACCAGGAGGAAGCCCTGGCCGTTGCCGACCGGGTCGGCGTGATGCGGGCCGGGAAGCTCGAGCAGCTGGCCGCCCCCGCCGACATCTACCTGACTCCCGCGTCGCCGTTCGTGGCCGAGTTCGTGGGCCTGAGCAACCGGCTTCCCGGGGTTGTCACCGGCAACGAGGTCGAGGTCCTGGGCACGCGCCTGCCGCTGCTCGCGCCCGCCTCCGGTTCCACCTCCGCCTCCACCTCCGCCTCCGGTTCCGCGGGGCCGGTGACGGTCCTCGTGCGTCCGGAATCCGTGCGGGTCACGCCGGATGCTGAGGGCGACGCCGCGGTGCTCACGACCAGCTTCCTGGGGCCGATCAGCAAGGTCACCGTGACGGTCGGCGAACACCTCGTGGTGGCTCAGGTGGCGACCGACCGCTTGCCGTCCCTCGCGCCCGGCACCCCCGTACGGGTAAGCCTGTCGCCGAACCCCGTCGCGCTGGCCTGA
- a CDS encoding ABC transporter permease, whose product MAEAAAGAPRSVTPRSRLRGVTSLLPTLPFFAYVTVFLLIPTLVVVIGAFAGNDGGVSLDSVKALGNEVILDAFGRSIALSAMSALIGAVLGALLAYALTTAKPGGVLRRTVTAAAGVLAQFGGVTLAFAFLATIGLSGFVTVWLQDTFGFNLYENGVWLFELPGLTLIYTYFQIPLMVIVFLPALDGLRPQWREATENLGGTTWQYWTRVAGPLLAPAFLGSTLLLFANAFSAYATAAALVSQGSPLVPLQIRGALTSEVVLGQQNLGKAMALGMVVVVALVMTLYALLQRRTSKWLG is encoded by the coding sequence TTGGCTGAGGCAGCCGCCGGCGCCCCGCGGAGCGTGACCCCCCGGTCGCGCCTGCGGGGCGTCACCTCCCTGCTTCCCACGCTGCCCTTCTTCGCGTACGTGACGGTCTTCCTGCTCATCCCCACGTTGGTGGTCGTGATCGGCGCGTTCGCGGGCAACGACGGCGGCGTCTCACTGGACAGCGTCAAGGCGCTCGGCAACGAGGTCATCCTGGACGCGTTCGGCCGCAGCATCGCGCTCTCGGCAATGAGCGCGCTGATCGGCGCGGTCCTGGGGGCGCTTCTGGCGTACGCCTTGACGACCGCGAAACCGGGCGGGGTGCTGCGCCGTACGGTGACCGCGGCGGCCGGTGTGCTGGCCCAGTTCGGCGGCGTCACGCTCGCCTTCGCGTTCCTCGCCACGATCGGACTGTCCGGTTTCGTCACCGTGTGGCTGCAGGACACGTTCGGTTTCAACCTGTACGAGAACGGGGTGTGGCTGTTCGAGCTGCCCGGCCTCACGCTGATCTACACGTACTTCCAGATCCCGCTCATGGTCATCGTGTTCCTGCCCGCCCTCGACGGCCTCCGTCCCCAGTGGCGGGAGGCGACCGAGAACCTCGGCGGCACCACCTGGCAGTACTGGACCAGGGTGGCCGGCCCGCTGCTCGCACCCGCATTCCTCGGTTCCACCCTGCTGCTTTTCGCCAACGCCTTTTCCGCGTACGCGACCGCGGCCGCACTGGTCAGCCAGGGCAGCCCGCTCGTGCCGTTGCAGATCCGCGGCGCCCTGACCAGCGAGGTGGTGCTCGGCCAGCAGAACCTGGGCAAGGCGATGGCGCTGGGCATGGTCGTCGTCGTGGCCCTCGTGATGACCCTCTACGCCCTGCTGCAGCGAAGGACGTCGAAGTGGCTGGGGTGA